A window of Verrucomicrobiota bacterium contains these coding sequences:
- a CDS encoding Ig-like domain-containing protein: MKQAVLAVLVLTALLGVRGAEAAVATAWFTDAEVEGASRGKRPAVAVHEAPGAVGKGVWLDQPVAIDNPLLRGGQGYISFWIRPNWNGNDGKAHRLLRIGDGRNGLLVEKSAQNVLRFIMASPGTTTASRADVSHWRAGEWHHVVVVWMEFDGKPMGLPLWIDRVAVAGPIAGGTTFIDPGALDDKRIWLGDSMADAVIDELVLRNDIGPGHTDVVYRDYFRTAPYSAIRIDPEPHRVAADRRVVQGHEKQFGLEGWLVNRAEKMTDFTARYGCWGDFDAKPLIKWSTSDSKVATVDENGLVTGKTVGRCTLTAEFRDLTATYELEVIPIEQPDLCLAYVERLPRYLDEGDKKGPAVGDRVKAVAHVYNMGFRPSPAGVPVLFELFADRNRNYRIDPGEPLLAQRQTARLGALQPGGQATLTFEWRWPSEPAWVCVTVDAQGALRELCEANNQRWFLTTARPMWWGYIVEEMERFHRERTINFVGSFSTFDWAQAHAQRTELMMRDAVYPSTSPDGVRDSIYLDIIAPKPEIFAGDGDFRDVPQKPELNRSFWDGGWPNHEINHPLMYDSGVLHELGHTMLALPDLYGYPVCEHRVYLKDERGAFYAGGPLMPFITSWKCLPRTRAAGFVPCNEGYSSLMDACHLWLDESNAAKIQHFAGFRGQRFWGVQGKFVPKQNALVVLDVNDRPLPGAAVYVYHVTQNPIRDGGAKYFHDRAKFVGNTDVAGRFVFPSRTDGAWDDAETDTFDGAIAVSNPFGGAERDTAGTPSVWSVDGLLLVRIVSGVQTEFYWLDLTEFNIACFRNRDVGVYPIRTSLPPSAQPTPIVRPAIPEAIRRENLKPVAVVETTELTVRVGETFTLDGSRSHDPEGQPFVHAEWRLREGEAEPHEVTGLVYTGKATGAGELEYVFYVNDGLRVSEAVWVKVQVKE, encoded by the coding sequence ATGAAGCAGGCTGTCCTGGCAGTACTGGTTTTGACGGCGTTGCTCGGGGTGCGCGGAGCCGAGGCGGCCGTGGCGACGGCGTGGTTCACGGATGCCGAGGTCGAGGGCGCTTCGCGCGGGAAGCGGCCAGCGGTTGCCGTGCACGAGGCGCCCGGCGCAGTCGGCAAAGGCGTGTGGCTCGATCAACCGGTGGCGATTGACAATCCGCTGCTGAGGGGCGGGCAAGGCTACATCAGTTTCTGGATTCGTCCGAACTGGAACGGCAACGACGGCAAGGCGCACCGCCTCCTGCGCATCGGCGACGGGCGCAACGGGCTGCTCGTCGAGAAGTCGGCGCAGAACGTGTTGCGTTTCATCATGGCGTCGCCGGGCACGACGACGGCGTCGCGGGCCGATGTCTCGCACTGGCGGGCGGGCGAGTGGCACCACGTTGTCGTGGTGTGGATGGAGTTCGACGGCAAGCCGATGGGGTTACCGCTGTGGATTGACCGGGTGGCGGTAGCCGGGCCGATCGCCGGGGGCACCACGTTCATCGATCCCGGGGCGCTCGATGACAAGCGCATCTGGCTTGGTGACTCGATGGCCGACGCCGTCATAGACGAGCTGGTTCTGCGCAATGACATCGGGCCGGGCCACACGGACGTTGTCTATCGCGACTACTTCCGCACGGCGCCCTACAGCGCCATTCGCATTGACCCCGAGCCACACCGCGTGGCGGCCGACCGCCGTGTCGTCCAGGGGCACGAGAAGCAGTTCGGGCTCGAGGGCTGGTTGGTCAACCGGGCCGAGAAGATGACGGACTTCACGGCGCGCTACGGGTGCTGGGGTGACTTCGATGCCAAGCCGCTCATCAAGTGGTCGACGTCGGACTCGAAGGTGGCCACGGTTGATGAGAACGGGCTGGTCACGGGCAAGACGGTGGGGCGCTGCACGCTGACGGCTGAGTTCCGTGATCTGACGGCGACGTACGAGCTCGAGGTGATCCCCATTGAGCAACCCGATCTGTGCCTCGCCTACGTCGAGCGGCTGCCGCGCTACTTGGACGAGGGCGACAAGAAGGGTCCGGCGGTGGGCGATCGGGTCAAGGCGGTCGCGCACGTCTACAACATGGGGTTCCGGCCGTCGCCGGCGGGTGTGCCCGTGTTGTTCGAGCTCTTTGCCGACCGCAACCGCAACTACCGCATCGATCCGGGCGAGCCGTTGTTGGCGCAGCGTCAGACGGCGCGCCTGGGCGCGCTCCAGCCCGGCGGACAGGCGACGCTGACTTTCGAGTGGCGTTGGCCGAGCGAACCGGCGTGGGTGTGCGTCACGGTCGATGCGCAGGGCGCGCTGCGCGAGCTGTGCGAGGCGAACAACCAACGGTGGTTCCTCACCACGGCGCGTCCGATGTGGTGGGGCTACATCGTCGAAGAGATGGAACGGTTCCACCGGGAGCGGACGATCAACTTCGTCGGCTCGTTCTCGACGTTCGACTGGGCGCAGGCGCACGCACAGCGCACCGAGCTCATGATGCGCGACGCGGTGTATCCGTCGACCAGTCCGGACGGCGTGCGCGACTCGATCTACCTGGACATCATCGCGCCGAAGCCGGAGATCTTCGCCGGGGACGGCGACTTCCGGGACGTGCCGCAGAAGCCCGAGTTGAACCGGAGCTTCTGGGATGGCGGCTGGCCCAACCACGAGATCAACCATCCGCTCATGTACGACTCGGGCGTGCTGCACGAGCTGGGCCACACGATGCTCGCACTGCCGGATCTGTACGGCTACCCGGTGTGTGAGCACCGGGTCTATCTCAAGGACGAGCGCGGCGCGTTCTACGCGGGCGGGCCGCTCATGCCGTTCATCACATCGTGGAAATGCCTGCCGAGGACACGCGCGGCGGGCTTTGTCCCGTGCAACGAGGGCTACAGCTCGCTCATGGACGCCTGCCACCTGTGGCTCGACGAGAGCAACGCGGCCAAGATCCAGCACTTCGCGGGTTTTCGTGGACAGCGATTCTGGGGCGTGCAGGGCAAGTTCGTCCCCAAGCAGAACGCGCTCGTCGTGCTCGACGTGAACGACCGGCCGCTGCCGGGTGCGGCTGTCTATGTCTACCATGTTACGCAGAACCCGATCCGGGACGGAGGCGCGAAGTACTTCCATGATCGCGCCAAGTTTGTCGGCAACACAGATGTCGCGGGCCGTTTCGTTTTTCCCAGCCGGACGGACGGTGCCTGGGACGATGCCGAGACCGACACCTTCGACGGCGCGATCGCCGTGTCAAACCCATTTGGCGGCGCCGAGAGGGACACGGCGGGCACGCCGAGTGTCTGGAGCGTTGACGGGTTGCTGCTGGTCAGGATCGTCAGCGGCGTTCAGACCGAGTTCTATTGGCTCGACCTGACGGAGTTCAATATCGCGTGCTTCCGGAATAGGGATGTCGGCGTGTACCCGATCCGCACGAGCCTTCCGCCGTCCGCACAGCCGACGCCCATTGTGCGGCCGGCGATTCCTGAGGCGATCCGCAGGGAGAACCTCAAGCCGGTGGCCGTCGTCGAGACGACGGAGCTCACGGTGCGAGTTGGCGAGACATTCACGCTC
- a CDS encoding thioredoxin family protein encodes MAVTPSTMLELGTKAPGFSLTDTADNTTVSLDDFTGRPLLVMFICNHCPFVKHVRAKLAELGRAYQDKGVGVVAISSNDVAAYPEDSPKNMKKEAAEAGYTFPYLYDETQEVAKVYRAACTPDFFLFDSDHRLAYRGQMDSSRPGNDAPITGNDLTAAVNAVLAGKSVNPEQKPSAGCNIKWKPGNAPNYSG; translated from the coding sequence ATGGCCGTGACGCCTTCAACCATGCTCGAACTCGGAACCAAAGCGCCCGGCTTCAGCCTGACCGACACAGCGGACAACACCACCGTGTCGCTCGACGACTTCACCGGCCGCCCACTGCTCGTCATGTTCATCTGCAACCACTGCCCGTTCGTCAAGCACGTGCGCGCCAAGCTCGCCGAACTGGGCCGCGCGTATCAGGACAAGGGTGTCGGCGTCGTCGCCATCAGCTCCAACGACGTCGCCGCCTATCCCGAAGACAGTCCGAAGAACATGAAGAAGGAAGCCGCCGAGGCTGGCTACACGTTCCCCTACCTCTACGACGAGACCCAGGAGGTCGCCAAGGTGTACCGGGCCGCCTGCACCCCCGACTTCTTCCTGTTCGATAGCGACCACCGCCTCGCCTACCGAGGCCAGATGGACTCGAGCCGCCCCGGCAACGACGCGCCCATCACGGGCAACGACCTGACCGCCGCCGTCAACGCCGTCCTCGCCGGCAAGTCCGTCAACCCCGAGCAGAAACCCAGCGCCGGCTGCAACATCAAATGGAAACCCGGCAACGCCCCCAACTACTCCGGCTAG
- a CDS encoding Ig-like domain-containing protein, with the protein MRSAILVVLSVVALFVTRVSDASVVTAWFTDAKLDGASRVELSPSFDVEEAPGAHGKGVRLNRAVAIDAPPLEREHGYISFWIKPDWDGNDGKTHRLLRIGDPEKNGLLVEKSAHGMLRFVMASPEKVTASRADVSGWKAGEWHHIVVTWMQHEGMPLGTPLWIDKTCVDSAVAAGNTFLDPAAMADQRVWIGHDAADAGSQAVMDELVFRRLDDARGQITSVYRDHFLTAPYTAIAINHEACFVHSDKRVVEGAQKQFGLLAKWGEDWVPVTNYDVRYGPWSEFDAKPFITWSTSDAAVATVDANGMVQGHAVGRCELTAEFRGMLATYDVNVIPVDQADLVLMHVSRLPRYRFDAEKNRPAPGDPVQFVARVANYGYQPVPAGAVVQIEYVPDANGNFRLDASERPVKTERKTIDRELAPRDEVEVEFEWTFADGPVWTRVTVDPDDAIGEICEANNERTELSDARPIHFGYDPTVLGKCYDERVINHVGSFCYYDWLNGQKARLDHLVREAVYETTTPDGIHDAFRNDKFTALKLGDTPWEEEAYCQDEPYYDGGFPINEPVNFMAIDTAIIHEYGHTVLALPDLYGYPVHKENVLLKDERGEYYAGGPLLPVIEGNRLTYSSAINDQLNVGYDPLMVHCHQWIHPANAGQVHYYRGYRGPRFWGTQGRYLAQREHFLKVYDVNDEPLAGAAVYVYHTTQTHLRAAGSKFFADRPKFVGNTDQDGRYAFPECTDRDWDDPDTDLVEEGWPVWNPFGRASTTTGAPPDTAFTPNVECVEGLLLIKVVSGDQTEFHWLPMTVMNVEYFKGNVHCGTYPIRTNLKPRSESGETPVVRAEIPEAIRKQNRAPLVILDVEELTLAPGEAFTVDGSKSHDPEGQPLVYFWEMRRHWEKGGRFDPESSDQPIFRGTAPQRPGEYEGVLYVMDGLRVSEPVWIKITIVAPAE; encoded by the coding sequence ATGAGGTCGGCAATCCTGGTTGTTCTCAGTGTGGTTGCGCTGTTCGTCACGCGAGTCAGTGATGCGTCTGTTGTGACGGCGTGGTTCACCGACGCCAAGCTCGACGGCGCTTCGCGCGTGGAGCTGTCGCCGTCGTTCGATGTGGAGGAGGCGCCCGGCGCACACGGCAAGGGTGTGCGGTTGAATAGGGCCGTGGCGATCGACGCTCCTCCGCTCGAGCGCGAGCACGGCTACATCAGCTTCTGGATCAAGCCGGACTGGGACGGCAACGACGGCAAGACGCACCGGCTGCTGCGCATCGGCGATCCGGAGAAGAACGGACTGCTCGTCGAGAAATCCGCGCACGGCATGCTGCGCTTCGTCATGGCGTCGCCGGAGAAGGTGACGGCGTCGCGCGCCGACGTCTCGGGCTGGAAGGCGGGCGAGTGGCACCACATCGTGGTGACGTGGATGCAGCACGAGGGGATGCCGCTCGGGACGCCGCTCTGGATCGACAAGACGTGCGTGGACAGCGCAGTTGCCGCCGGGAACACGTTTCTCGATCCGGCCGCGATGGCCGACCAGCGCGTCTGGATCGGCCATGATGCGGCCGATGCCGGCAGCCAGGCGGTCATGGACGAGCTGGTCTTCCGCCGTCTCGATGATGCGCGCGGCCAGATCACGTCCGTCTATCGCGACCACTTCCTCACGGCGCCGTACACGGCGATTGCCATCAACCACGAGGCGTGCTTCGTGCACTCGGACAAGCGCGTCGTCGAGGGGGCGCAGAAGCAGTTCGGGCTGCTGGCCAAGTGGGGCGAGGACTGGGTGCCGGTGACCAATTACGACGTGCGCTACGGCCCATGGAGCGAGTTCGACGCGAAGCCGTTCATCACGTGGTCAACGTCCGATGCGGCGGTCGCCACGGTGGACGCCAACGGGATGGTGCAGGGGCACGCCGTGGGGCGGTGCGAGCTGACGGCCGAGTTCCGGGGAATGTTGGCGACGTATGACGTGAACGTGATCCCCGTTGATCAGGCCGACCTCGTGCTGATGCATGTGTCGCGCTTGCCGCGCTACCGGTTCGACGCGGAGAAGAACCGGCCAGCGCCGGGCGACCCGGTGCAATTCGTGGCGCGTGTGGCCAACTACGGCTACCAGCCGGTGCCGGCGGGCGCGGTGGTCCAGATCGAGTATGTGCCGGACGCGAACGGCAACTTCCGGCTCGACGCATCCGAGCGGCCGGTCAAGACCGAGCGCAAGACCATTGACCGGGAGCTCGCGCCGCGCGACGAGGTCGAGGTCGAGTTCGAGTGGACGTTTGCTGACGGGCCGGTCTGGACGCGGGTGACGGTTGACCCGGACGACGCGATCGGCGAGATCTGCGAGGCGAACAACGAGCGCACCGAGCTGAGCGATGCGCGGCCCATCCACTTCGGCTACGACCCGACGGTGCTTGGCAAGTGCTACGACGAGCGCGTGATCAACCACGTCGGATCGTTCTGCTACTACGACTGGCTTAACGGGCAGAAGGCGCGCCTCGACCATCTCGTGCGCGAGGCCGTGTACGAGACGACGACGCCTGATGGCATCCACGACGCATTCCGGAACGACAAGTTCACGGCGCTCAAGCTCGGGGACACGCCATGGGAGGAGGAGGCGTATTGTCAGGATGAGCCGTATTACGACGGCGGCTTTCCGATCAACGAGCCGGTCAACTTCATGGCGATCGACACGGCCATTATTCATGAGTACGGGCACACGGTGCTGGCGCTGCCCGACCTGTACGGATACCCGGTGCACAAGGAAAACGTGCTGCTCAAGGACGAACGGGGCGAGTACTACGCCGGCGGGCCGCTCCTGCCGGTGATCGAAGGCAACCGTCTGACGTACTCGTCGGCCATCAACGACCAGCTCAACGTCGGCTACGACCCGCTCATGGTGCATTGTCACCAATGGATCCATCCCGCGAATGCCGGTCAAGTGCACTACTACCGCGGCTACCGCGGTCCACGGTTCTGGGGCACGCAGGGCCGCTACCTTGCGCAGCGCGAGCACTTTTTGAAGGTCTACGATGTGAACGACGAACCGCTGGCCGGTGCGGCGGTCTACGTCTATCACACCACGCAGACGCACCTGCGCGCAGCCGGATCGAAGTTTTTTGCCGACCGGCCCAAGTTCGTCGGGAACACCGACCAGGATGGGCGCTACGCATTTCCCGAATGCACCGATCGCGACTGGGACGATCCGGATACCGACCTCGTCGAGGAGGGGTGGCCGGTGTGGAACCCGTTCGGGCGCGCGAGCACGACGACGGGTGCGCCGCCCGACACGGCCTTCACGCCGAACGTCGAGTGCGTTGAGGGACTGCTGCTGATCAAGGTCGTCAGCGGCGACCAGACGGAGTTCCATTGGCTGCCGATGACGGTGATGAACGTCGAGTATTTCAAGGGCAACGTGCACTGTGGCACGTACCCGATCCGGACAAATCTCAAGCCCCGCTCCGAGTCGGGCGAGACGCCCGTCGTGCGGGCTGAGATCCCGGAGGCGATCCGCAAGCAGAACCGGGCGCCTCTGGTTATCCTCGATGTCGAAGAGCTGACGCTTGCGCCCGGCGAGGCGTTCACGGTGGACGGCTCCAAGAGCCACGATCCCGAGGGGCAGCCGCTCGTCTACTTCTGGGAGATGCGCCGCCACTGGGAGAAGGGCGGGCGTTTCGATCCGGAGTCCTCGGACCAGCCCATATTCCGCGGAACAGCACCGCAGCGACCGGGCGAGTATGAAGGCGTCTTGTACGTCATGGATGGGCTGCGAGTGAGTGAGCCGGTGTGGATCAAGATCACGATCGTCGCGCCGGCTGAGTAG